One window of the Oncorhynchus gorbuscha isolate QuinsamMale2020 ecotype Even-year linkage group LG17, OgorEven_v1.0, whole genome shotgun sequence genome contains the following:
- the crip1 gene encoding cysteine-rich protein 1, producing the protein MPKCPKCTKEVYFAERVTSLGKDWHRPCLKCEKCSKTLSAGSHAEHDGKPYCNNPCYSALFGPKGFGRGGAESHTFTK; encoded by the exons ATGCCCAAGTGCCCAAAATGCACGAAGGAAGTTTACTTCG CGGAGAGAGTGACTTCACTGGGGAAGGACTGGCACAGGCCCTGTCTGAAGTGTGAGAAGTGCAGCAAAACGCTGTCGGCCGGATCACACGCAGAG cACGATGGCAAGCCTTATTGTAACAACCCCTGCTACTCTGCACTATTCGGGCCTAAAG gtTTTGGACGTGGAGGAGCTGAAAGCCACACATTCACAAAGTAG